A DNA window from Pseudorasbora parva isolate DD20220531a chromosome 19, ASM2467924v1, whole genome shotgun sequence contains the following coding sequences:
- the dclk3 gene encoding serine/threonine-protein kinase DCLK3, protein MTPVWNQRPGREPPRPRWGPTDQRIKLPKCPNAAPRQPLPSYLHRSRPRRPPTDFGSSESPLCHWEEAGVSRATGYHARHAESSPVRPRIVTVVRPCGRDSVRKISLLLNRRAVQTFEQLMADVSEALGFPCWNNARIRRLFSPSGREIHSLSDFFRFDHAFLAFGNSRPSLDDVRAALDELYPEIPGHCEHLLSVWERILRPKATKADSGFHDDDPEVSLPAVHDTQVNQPPVNNLQPVGRQKEKVKRERQREPWRRKADLQKDDEKEPKKEERKRDAVYCWSCRGCGPPIPPIRSSRCSQPNNPSNTAQNNMVSSEKAQHRPLKADKHVANTKSSPSVSQNALNLETITERDINNQELRDLQGNVPPDDAEISLEDIERCYDMGRVVGDGNFAVVRECRVRGLAETFAMKIVDNAKLQGRAHMIQNEIALLRSLDHPRLIQLFRSHQTDTHVYLLMELVSGGDLFDAITQSGSFTEPSAACMITDISQALEYIHNKSIAHRDIKPENLLVQRHGNGSLNLKLADFGLAMVVTEPVFTVCGTPTYVAPEILAETGYGVGVDVWAMGVILFVLLSGFPPFRSPDRNQEELFHLIQKGEVHFLSPYWDNVSEGAKALVRALLEVNPKRRLTASQTLQHDWLQHATAQKDHKVATKATHTTAERQRLSRQLEINKRESHKPEMLAEKRHAAQIHQNILNNNYEPDVNAHGRDQEIEETHNMTSNQQPLSHAEESTTNKQNTTDQHVPEKPA, encoded by the exons ATGACACCGGTGTGGAACCAGCGACCGGGGCGAGAGCCGCCGAGACCGAGATGGGGACCGACAG ATCAAAGGATTAAACTGCCAAAATGCCCAAATGCTGCTCCTCGGCAACCTCTTCCATCTTACCTGCACAGATCAAGACCCCGAAGGCCACCGACAGACTTCGGGTCTTCAGAAAGCCCTTTGTGTCATTGGGAGGAAGCAGGAGTATCCAGAGCGACTGGCTACCATGCCAGGCACGCAGAATCGAGCCCGGTGCGGCCTCGAATCGTGACCGTGGTGCGACCGTGCGGGAGGGACAGCGTGCGAAAGATCTCGCTGCTGTTAAACCGGCGCGCTGTCCAGACGTTCGAGCAGCTCATGGCAGATGTGTCCGAGGCGCTTGGCTTCCCCTGCTGGAACAACGCTCGAATACGCCGCCTCTTTAGCCCTTCAGGCCGCGAGATCCACAGCCTTTCTGACTTCTTCCGCTTTGATCATGCCTTCCTGGCCTTTGGAAACAGCCGACCGTCTCTTGATGATGTAAGAGCGGCACTGGATGAGCTGTATCCAGAGATCCCCGGGCACTGCGAACACCTGCTGAGCGTATGGGAGCGTATCCTGAGACCCAAGGCCACTAAGGCGGATAGTGGTTTCCATGATGATGATCCAGAAGTGTCCTTACCTGCGGTGCATGATACACAGGTAAACCAACCACCTGTCAACAACCTGCAGCCTGTCGGAAGGCAAAAAGAAAAGGTGAAGAGAGAAAGGCAAAGAGAACCGTGGAGGAGGAAAGCTGACCTGCAGAAAGACGATGAAAAGGAGCCGAAGAAGGAGGAAAGAAAGAGAGATGCTGTTTACTGCTGGAGCTGTCGAGGATGTGGCCCTCCTATACCTCCAATCAGAAGCAGTCGATGTTCTCAGCCCAATAACCCCAGTAATACTGCTCAAAACAACATGGTTTCTTCGGAAAAAGCACAGCACAGACCCCTGAAAGCAGACAAGCATGTTGCCAATACAAAGTCTAGCCCATCTGTTTCTCAAAACGCTCTTAATTTGGAGACAATAACTGAGCGGGACATTAATAATCAGGAGCTGAGAGACTTGCAGGGTAATGTACCCCCTGATGATGCAGAAATATCGCTGGAGGACATTGAGCGATGCTACGACATGGGCCGCGTGGTTGGAGACGGGAACTTCGCGGTGGTCAGAGAGTGCCGTGTGAGAGGCCTGGCTGAAACCTTCGCCATGAAGATTGTGGACAACGCAAAGCTGCAGGGACGCGCTCACATGATCCAGAATGAGATCGCTCTGCTGCGTAGTCTGGATCATCCTCGGCTCATCCAGCTGTTTCGCTCTCATCAAACGGACACACATGTTTATCTGCTGATGGAGCTGGTCAGCGGCGGAGACCTGTTCGACGCTATCACTCAGAGCGGCAGTTTCACTGAGCCGAGCGCTGCGTGCATGATCACAGACATCAGTCAGGCTCTGGAATACATCCACAACAAGAGCATTGCACACCGAGACATCAAACCTGAAAACCTACTG GTGCAGCGGCATGGCAATGGAAGTTTGAATCTGAAGTTGGCAGATTTTGGATTAGCCATGGTAGTAACAGAGCCAGTGTTCACAGTTTGTGGCACACCTACATATGTTGCTCCAGAGATACTTGCAGAGACAG GTTACGGTGTTGGAGTGGACGTTTGGGCGATGGGTGTCATACTGTTTGTGCTGCTCAGTGGGTTTCCTCCGTTCCGCAGTCCAGATCGCAATCAAGAGGAACTATTCCATCTCATCCAGAAGGGAGAAGTCCACTTTCTGTCCCCTTACTGGGATAATGTCTCCGAGG GGGCTAAAGCTCTAGTCAGGGCTCTGCTGGAGGTCAACCCGAAAAGGCGTTTGACAGCAAGTCAAACCCTGCAGCACGACTGGCTACAACATGCAACCGCGCAAAAAGACCATAAGGTGGCGACGAAGGCCACTCACACCACAGCTGAGAGGCAGAGACTAAGCAGACAGCTGGAAATTAATAAGAGAGAGTCTCACAAACCTGAGATGTTGGCAGAGAAACGGCACGCAGCACAAATTCACCAGAACATACTGAACAATAACTATGAACCAGATGTTAACGCACACGGCAGAGACCAGGAGATCGAAGAGACTCATAATATGACGAGCAACCAACAACCTTTATCCCATGCAGAAGAGAGCAcaacaaacaagcaaaatacCACAGATCAGCACGTACCTGAGAAACCAGCATAG